A single Desulfovibrio piger DNA region contains:
- a CDS encoding thiazole synthase: MSDFQNNDPLIIGGVELQSRLFIGTGKYSNDALIPDVCASSGAQVITVAMRRVEKGRQGIMGHIPSHMRLLPNTSGARTAEEAVRLARLARAAGCGDWIKIEVISDTRHLLPDGYETAKATEILAREGFTVLPYINPDLYVARACVDAGAAAVMPLGAPIGTNRGLRTREMIGILIEEIDLPIVVDAGIGLPSHACEAMEMGAAACLVNTGIASSTDPVLMGRAFRQAVEAGRAAWLAGPGAVSASGEGARASSPLTGFLR, translated from the coding sequence ATGAGCGATTTTCAGAACAACGATCCCCTCATCATCGGCGGCGTGGAACTGCAGAGCCGCCTGTTCATCGGCACCGGCAAATACAGCAATGACGCCCTCATCCCCGACGTCTGCGCCAGCAGCGGCGCGCAGGTGATCACCGTGGCCATGCGCCGCGTGGAAAAAGGCCGGCAGGGCATCATGGGCCACATCCCCTCCCACATGCGGCTGCTGCCCAACACCTCCGGCGCCCGCACCGCCGAAGAGGCCGTGCGCCTGGCCCGGCTGGCCCGTGCCGCCGGCTGCGGCGACTGGATCAAGATCGAGGTCATCTCCGATACCCGCCACCTGCTGCCCGACGGCTACGAGACCGCCAAGGCCACCGAGATCCTGGCCAGGGAGGGCTTCACCGTGCTGCCCTACATCAATCCCGACCTCTATGTGGCCCGCGCCTGCGTGGATGCCGGTGCCGCCGCCGTCATGCCCCTGGGCGCGCCCATCGGCACCAACCGCGGCCTGCGCACCCGCGAGATGATCGGCATCCTCATCGAAGAGATCGACCTGCCCATCGTGGTGGACGCCGGTATCGGCCTGCCCTCCCATGCCTGCGAGGCCATGGAGATGGGCGCCGCCGCCTGCCTGGTGAACACCGGCATCGCCTCGTCCACCGATCCTGTGCTCATGGGCCGCGCCTTCCGCCAGGCCGTGGAAGCCGGTCGCGCCGCCTGGCTGGCCGGTCCCGGTGCCGTGAGCGCCAGCGGCGAAGGCGCCCGGGCTTCCTCCCCGCTGACGGGCTTCCTGCGCTAG
- the thiH gene encoding 2-iminoacetate synthase ThiH produces the protein MENFQQYLESWPRERRSRIAAGATEDQVRAVLRKDYLQPADFLTLLSPAAAPLLEQMAQRAHELTLRYFGRAVNLFTPLYVSDYCTNQCRYCGFNANNTQPRRHLSPDEAYEEARAIADMGLQHILLLTGDARKLSSPEYIAEIARRIKPLFASVGIEVYSMTEDEYRLMVESGVDSMTMFQETYNPELYDWLHPVGPKKDYAFRLNAPERAARAGMRSLGLGALLGLDEFEQDAFATGLHAWWLLRHYPGVDVGLSIPRICSHEGSFDIPHALDDRRFVQYVTALRCFLPRSSITCSSRESAFMRDHLIPLGVTRVSAGVSTAVGGRKTHADNSGQFDITDHRSVAQMIADLARNGYQAVIKDWEDPTLTHA, from the coding sequence ATGGAAAACTTTCAGCAATATCTGGAGAGCTGGCCGCGCGAACGCCGCAGCCGGATAGCCGCCGGCGCCACCGAAGACCAGGTGCGCGCCGTGCTGCGCAAGGACTACCTGCAGCCCGCCGACTTCCTGACCCTGCTTTCGCCCGCGGCCGCGCCCCTGCTGGAGCAGATGGCCCAGCGCGCCCATGAGCTGACCCTGCGCTACTTCGGCCGGGCCGTGAACCTGTTCACGCCGCTCTATGTGTCGGACTACTGCACCAACCAGTGCCGTTACTGCGGCTTCAATGCCAACAACACGCAGCCGCGCCGCCACCTGAGCCCCGACGAGGCCTACGAAGAGGCCAGGGCCATCGCCGACATGGGCCTGCAGCACATCCTGCTGCTCACCGGCGATGCCCGCAAGCTCTCCTCGCCCGAGTACATCGCGGAGATCGCCCGCCGCATCAAGCCCCTGTTCGCCAGCGTGGGCATCGAAGTCTATTCCATGACCGAGGACGAATACCGTCTCATGGTGGAAAGCGGCGTGGACAGCATGACCATGTTCCAGGAGACCTACAATCCCGAGCTCTACGACTGGCTGCATCCGGTGGGCCCCAAGAAGGACTACGCCTTCCGCCTCAACGCCCCCGAACGCGCCGCCCGCGCGGGCATGCGCTCCCTGGGCCTGGGCGCCCTGCTGGGCCTGGACGAGTTCGAACAGGACGCCTTCGCCACCGGCCTGCACGCCTGGTGGCTGCTGCGCCATTACCCCGGCGTGGACGTGGGCCTGTCCATCCCCCGCATCTGCTCGCACGAGGGCAGCTTCGACATCCCGCACGCCCTCGATGACCGCCGCTTCGTGCAGTATGTGACGGCCCTGCGCTGCTTCCTGCCGCGCTCGTCCATCACCTGCTCCAGCCGCGAGAGCGCCTTCATGCGCGACCACCTGATCCCGCTGGGCGTGACCCGCGTCTCGGCCGGCGTGTCCACCGCCGTGGGCGGCCGCAAGACCCACGCCGACAACAGCGGCCAGTTCGACATCACCGACCACCGCAGCGTGGCGCAGATGATCGCCGACCTGGCCAGGAACGGCTACCAGGCCGTCATCAAGGACTGGGAAGACCCCACCCTGACCCACGCCTAG
- the thiF gene encoding sulfur carrier protein ThiS adenylyltransferase ThiF — protein sequence MSENVLRQGLTRYLSPARLEALRAARVGVAGAGGLGSNAVLMLARSGVEHFLLIDDDVVDASNLNRQQFWPRHLGRPKVEALAELVRELNPDARVETCRLRIDAANVDGLVARCPLWLEALDGAADKRLLVERAMLSGRRIASASGMGGFGGKPMQKRVLGNLVLVGDFETDILEYPPLAPRVTEAAALLADAMLGFILTGVG from the coding sequence ATGAGTGAGAACGTGTTGCGTCAGGGCCTGACGCGCTATCTTTCCCCGGCCCGGCTGGAGGCCCTGCGTGCCGCCCGGGTGGGCGTGGCCGGTGCGGGCGGCCTGGGCTCCAATGCCGTCCTGATGCTGGCCCGCAGCGGTGTGGAACATTTCCTGCTCATCGACGATGACGTGGTGGATGCGTCCAACCTCAACCGGCAGCAGTTCTGGCCCCGGCATCTGGGCCGCCCCAAGGTGGAGGCCCTGGCCGAACTGGTGCGGGAGCTGAACCCCGATGCCCGGGTGGAGACCTGCCGCCTGCGCATCGACGCCGCCAACGTGGACGGGCTGGTGGCCCGCTGCCCCCTGTGGCTGGAAGCCCTGGACGGCGCGGCGGACAAGCGCCTGCTGGTGGAAAGGGCCATGCTCTCGGGCCGCCGCATCGCCAGTGCCTCGGGCATGGGCGGCTTTGGCGGCAAGCCCATGCAAAAACGCGTGCTGGGCAATCTGGTGCTGGTGGGCGACTTCGAGACCGACATCCTCGAATATCCGCCCCTGGCCCCGCGCGTGACCGAGGCCGCGGCCCTGCTGGCCGACGCCATGCTGGGATTCATCCTCACCGGCGTGGGATAG
- a CDS encoding class II aldolase/adducin family protein, producing the protein MPFPCFHQRRGRDIALAGLPSSIVRELADVCREAWHGGMLAGCNGNASCRWQSPEGERIVITRSGAAKGRLTLRDLCVLDARSGATLYGGPSSSEGLMHLEVYAARPQCGAILHTHPRQLLALALKLESREDWQERFLKLPVFESGVWRARLGYAPAFEPGTRQLAEAVGQAARDFEAVWMARHGLCASAPCPGQALTLSEELEHLAAIQLLAGL; encoded by the coding sequence ATGCCTTTTCCCTGTTTCCATCAGCGCCGGGGCCGGGACATCGCCCTGGCCGGGCTGCCGTCGTCCATCGTCCGGGAGCTGGCCGACGTCTGCCGCGAAGCCTGGCACGGCGGCATGCTGGCCGGCTGCAACGGTAACGCCAGCTGCCGCTGGCAAAGCCCCGAAGGCGAGCGCATCGTCATCACCCGCAGCGGCGCGGCCAAGGGGCGCCTGACGCTCCGGGACCTGTGCGTGCTGGATGCCCGGAGCGGCGCCACCCTGTACGGCGGGCCGTCGTCCAGCGAAGGCCTCATGCATCTGGAAGTCTACGCGGCCCGCCCCCAGTGCGGGGCCATCCTGCACACCCATCCCCGGCAGCTGCTGGCCCTGGCCCTGAAGCTGGAGAGCCGGGAGGACTGGCAGGAGCGCTTTTTGAAACTGCCGGTCTTCGAGTCCGGCGTCTGGCGGGCCCGGCTGGGCTACGCTCCGGCCTTCGAACCCGGCACCCGCCAGCTGGCCGAGGCCGTGGGGCAGGCCGCCCGCGATTTCGAGGCCGTGTGGATGGCCCGCCACGGCCTGTGCGCCTCGGCCCCCTGTCCGGGCCAGGCCCTCACCCTCAGCGAAGAACTGGAACATCTGGCCGCTATCCAGCTGCTGGCCGGGCTGTAG
- a CDS encoding thiamine-phosphate kinase translates to MSQPSRASEDSILACLARHFPATHPSLLLGRGDDCAVLKAGTPLCVSSDLFLEDVHFRRSYFTPEEIGHKALAVNVSDIAACGGRPLAFTLALGLPDDVDALWLDRFFSGMAALAQEQRLALAGGDLSRSPFLHVCITIWGESYTGGDFLVRGGSMPGDSLFVVGRPGLARVGLQVLEREGRAALERWPAACAAHLLPVPQVDAGLMLARAGANARPPALMDLSDGIMRDLPRLLGRTGESRARREGDTGTATDSGLGAAILLPQGMLHPEVVRHARENGLNPVHEALLGGEDYALLGSCAPDMLPILHAAIPGFMSIGTITDDGELTCNNEPLDTLRGFDHFAVSAEA, encoded by the coding sequence ATGTCCCAGCCTTCGCGCGCTTCCGAGGACAGCATCCTTGCCTGCCTGGCCCGGCATTTCCCGGCCACGCACCCTTCCCTGCTGCTGGGCAGGGGCGACGACTGCGCCGTGCTCAAGGCCGGCACGCCCCTGTGCGTGAGCAGCGACCTTTTTCTGGAGGATGTCCACTTCCGGCGGTCCTATTTCACGCCCGAGGAGATCGGCCACAAGGCCCTGGCCGTCAATGTGAGCGACATCGCGGCCTGCGGCGGCCGTCCGCTGGCCTTCACCCTGGCCCTGGGCCTGCCCGATGACGTGGATGCGCTGTGGCTCGACCGCTTTTTCTCCGGCATGGCCGCCCTGGCGCAGGAACAGCGCCTGGCCCTGGCGGGCGGCGATTTGTCCCGCAGCCCTTTCCTGCATGTGTGCATCACCATCTGGGGCGAATCCTACACGGGCGGGGACTTCCTCGTGCGGGGCGGCTCCATGCCCGGGGACAGCCTGTTCGTGGTGGGGCGTCCGGGCCTGGCCCGCGTGGGCCTGCAGGTGCTGGAGCGGGAAGGCCGGGCCGCGCTGGAGCGCTGGCCCGCTGCCTGCGCCGCACATCTTTTGCCCGTGCCGCAGGTGGATGCCGGGCTCATGCTGGCCCGGGCGGGCGCCAATGCCCGTCCCCCGGCACTGATGGACCTTTCCGACGGCATCATGCGCGACCTGCCGCGCCTGCTGGGCCGTACCGGCGAGAGCCGGGCCCGGCGCGAAGGCGACACGGGCACCGCCACGGACAGCGGTCTGGGGGCGGCCATCCTGCTGCCGCAGGGCATGCTCCATCCCGAAGTGGTGCGCCATGCCCGCGAGAACGGGCTCAACCCCGTGCACGAGGCCCTGCTGGGCGGCGAGGATTACGCCCTGCTGGGCTCCTGCGCCCCGGACATGCTGCCCATCCTGCACGCGGCCATCCCCGGCTTCATGAGCATCGGCACCATCACCGATGACGGGGAACTGACCTGCAACAACGAGCCGCTGGACACGCTCCGGGGCTTCGACCATTTTGCCGTATCCGCGGAGGCCTAG
- a CDS encoding ATP-dependent helicase: protein MIDYAHALNSAQYEAATCGDGPVLVVAGAGSGKTRTITYRLSWLADHGVPPESMLLLTFTRKAAQEMLQRAAALSDHALSLVQGGTFHSFAFGVLRRYRPDWLEDRPFTVMDSADINAAVKACKDELRLGKGDRSFPRTQAIVGFLSKARNKEMRLDEVLQREAFHLLPYAEPLMRLGEAYDAYRKEKGLLDYDDLLFELEHLLRTNERAAGNLRRRYTHILVDEYQDTNLVQARIVRLLAGPEGEGLPPGNVMAVGDEAQSIYAFRGANVRNILDFPKLFPGARIIRLEENYRSTRPILDVANNLLEHATESFRKKLFTRREGGAPVRLVTPLSDMSQARLVVRRIEDLLTRHLPHEIAVLFRAGFHSYHLEMALNQAGIAFRKYGGLRYTEAAHVKDVMAYARLLLNPLDMPAFSRVAELHEGIGPKTVLKLYNVAQSADGPALDKACARFPSFREDLRFIAEMRARPLHPVTALELIVDHYRPVLESRYPEDWPRRQQGLEEILQMASGYNDLDLFLADLALDSPDEEDEDNEGRITLSTVHSAKGLEWNAVLIIDLVEDRFPSRHALARPEDFEEERRLMYVACTRARQELDLYSPATIYSKAEQGTQHVAQSPFVRELPAGLTEEWVESYGGGLSKRARGGMSADPFAGRAAPSGPGAGFGRGRHTGLAAPAGLSPARRLAATRALQDADDCQLPPDERPGGAAGSGRPAASAPAAPAGEAAGGSVLAAAGAVAAGRRPCFCRHKIFGRGKILGLMPPNKVQVNFAGFGVKVILADYLQLED from the coding sequence ATGATTGATTACGCGCACGCGCTCAACAGCGCCCAGTACGAGGCCGCCACCTGCGGCGACGGGCCGGTCCTGGTCGTGGCCGGTGCCGGTTCCGGCAAGACCCGCACCATCACCTACCGCCTGTCCTGGCTGGCGGATCACGGTGTCCCGCCGGAATCCATGCTGCTGCTCACCTTCACCCGCAAGGCGGCGCAGGAGATGCTGCAACGGGCCGCGGCCCTGTCCGACCATGCCCTGAGCCTGGTGCAGGGGGGCACCTTCCATTCCTTCGCCTTCGGCGTGCTGCGCCGTTACCGGCCCGACTGGCTGGAGGACCGCCCCTTCACGGTCATGGACAGCGCGGACATCAACGCGGCGGTCAAGGCCTGCAAGGACGAGCTCCGGCTGGGCAAGGGGGACCGTTCCTTCCCGCGCACCCAGGCCATCGTGGGCTTTTTGAGCAAGGCCCGGAACAAGGAGATGCGCCTGGACGAGGTCCTGCAGCGCGAGGCCTTCCACCTGCTGCCCTATGCCGAGCCGCTGATGCGGCTGGGCGAGGCCTACGATGCCTACCGCAAGGAAAAGGGCCTGCTGGACTACGACGACCTGCTGTTCGAGCTGGAGCATCTGCTGCGCACCAACGAACGCGCGGCCGGGAACCTGCGCCGCCGCTACACGCACATCCTGGTGGACGAATATCAGGACACCAACCTGGTGCAGGCCCGCATCGTGCGTCTGCTGGCCGGGCCGGAGGGCGAAGGCCTGCCGCCGGGCAACGTCATGGCCGTGGGCGACGAGGCCCAGTCCATCTATGCCTTCCGGGGCGCCAATGTGCGCAACATCCTCGATTTCCCCAAGCTTTTCCCCGGGGCCCGCATCATCCGGCTGGAGGAGAACTACCGCTCCACCAGGCCCATCCTGGACGTGGCCAACAACCTGCTGGAACACGCCACGGAATCGTTCCGCAAAAAACTGTTCACCCGCAGGGAGGGCGGCGCGCCGGTGCGCCTGGTGACGCCCCTCAGCGACATGAGCCAGGCCAGGCTGGTGGTGCGCCGCATCGAGGACCTGCTGACCCGGCACCTGCCGCACGAGATCGCCGTGCTCTTCCGGGCGGGTTTCCATTCCTACCATCTGGAGATGGCCCTCAACCAGGCGGGCATCGCCTTCCGCAAGTACGGCGGCCTGCGCTACACCGAGGCGGCCCACGTCAAGGACGTCATGGCCTACGCCCGCCTGCTGCTCAACCCGCTGGACATGCCCGCCTTCTCGCGCGTGGCCGAGCTGCACGAGGGCATCGGCCCCAAGACCGTGCTCAAGCTCTACAACGTGGCCCAGAGCGCCGACGGTCCGGCCCTGGACAAGGCCTGCGCCCGCTTCCCCTCCTTCCGCGAGGACCTGCGCTTCATCGCCGAGATGCGCGCCCGCCCGCTGCATCCGGTGACGGCGCTGGAGCTCATCGTGGACCATTACCGCCCCGTGCTGGAGAGCCGCTATCCCGAAGACTGGCCCCGCCGCCAGCAGGGCCTGGAAGAGATCCTGCAGATGGCCTCGGGCTACAACGACCTTGATCTGTTCCTGGCCGACCTGGCCCTGGACTCCCCCGACGAGGAAGACGAGGACAACGAGGGCCGCATCACCCTTTCCACGGTGCACTCGGCCAAGGGCCTGGAGTGGAACGCCGTGCTGATCATCGACCTGGTGGAGGACCGCTTCCCCTCGCGCCACGCTCTGGCGCGCCCCGAGGACTTTGAAGAGGAACGCCGCCTGATGTACGTGGCCTGCACCCGCGCCCGGCAGGAGCTGGACCTGTATTCGCCGGCCACCATCTACAGCAAGGCCGAGCAAGGCACGCAGCATGTGGCCCAGAGCCCCTTTGTGCGCGAGCTGCCCGCCGGTCTGACCGAAGAGTGGGTGGAAAGTTACGGCGGCGGCCTGAGCAAACGGGCGCGCGGCGGCATGTCCGCCGATCCCTTCGCCGGGCGTGCGGCCCCGTCCGGCCCCGGCGCGGGCTTCGGGCGCGGCCGCCATACGGGCCTTGCCGCCCCTGCCGGGCTGAGCCCGGCCCGGCGTCTGGCCGCCACCCGCGCCCTGCAGGATGCCGATGACTGCCAGCTGCCCCCGGACGAACGGCCGGGAGGCGCTGCGGGCAGCGGGCGCCCTGCCGCGTCCGCCCCTGCCGCTCCCGCCGGTGAGGCTGCCGGAGGTTCGGTGCTGGCGGCCGCCGGGGCCGTGGCCGCGGGCAGGCGGCCCTGCTTCTGCCGCCACAAGATCTTCGGCCGGGGCAAGATCCTCGGCCTCATGCCCCCGAACAAGGTGCAGGTGAACTTTGCCGGTTTCGGGGTCAAGGTCATCCTGGCCGACTATCTGCAACTGGAGGACTGA
- a CDS encoding class I SAM-dependent methyltransferase produces the protein MQEAALRASRARLEQAGLAVRCCASAAAACALPPLPSHMTDIRLVLHSHAALPELLDALSEEDRQRPLLAGIFNFGYLPGTDKRRTTTAAGSLAAVDALLERLAPQGCLSLHCYTGHEGGAAEEAALAQRLARLEPRRWRVLHCRDANRESRGESILLAERLPVRQR, from the coding sequence ATCCAGGAGGCCGCCCTGCGGGCCAGCCGGGCACGGCTGGAACAGGCAGGCCTGGCTGTGCGCTGCTGTGCCTCTGCCGCGGCGGCCTGTGCCCTGCCCCCCCTCCCTTCCCACATGACGGACATCCGTCTCGTCCTCCATTCCCATGCGGCCCTGCCGGAGCTGCTGGACGCCCTGTCCGAAGAAGACAGGCAGCGGCCCCTGCTGGCGGGCATCTTCAATTTCGGCTACCTGCCGGGCACGGACAAACGCCGCACCACCACGGCGGCGGGCAGCCTGGCGGCCGTGGATGCCCTGCTGGAGCGGCTGGCCCCGCAAGGCTGCCTGAGCCTGCACTGCTACACCGGCCACGAAGGCGGCGCGGCCGAAGAGGCCGCCCTTGCCCAAAGACTGGCCCGTCTGGAGCCCCGGCGCTGGCGTGTGCTGCACTGCCGGGACGCCAACAGGGAAAGCCGCGGCGAAAGCATTCTGCTGGCCGAGCGCCTGCCTGTGCGGCAGCGCTGA
- a CDS encoding L-lactate permease yields the protein MAWTQVYEPLGGIGLSALAASVPLIILFYMLAFRQAKGHIAAVAGLVGALLVAVLVWKMPVGLAVNSVALGACFGLFPIVWIVITAVWVYNMTVESGEFEIIKDSLARLTDDRRLQALFIAFAFSCFIEGTAGFGTPVAIAAAMLVGLGFTPLWGAGIALIANTAPVAFGAIGVPLIVAAQVSGLDQMTVSAIAGRQLPLLSLIVPLWVCVVMCGFKRSMEVLPAIIVAGVAFGGAQFLLANFHGPTLPDIASAIATIVALMLLLKVWQPKSIFRFEGEAPSNLEGQGYPLSVVMRAWAPYLVLAVFVFFWGLGSFKAILNGIPGTVFNISWPGLDGEIMKTAPIVQADTVYGAKFTFNWLSAGGTAILLSGLVSVPFMPKYGYGKAIACFMRTLKQLTFPILTIAMILGLAYLMNYSGMSSTLGLAFTHTGWLFPFFSPLLGWLGVFLTGSDTSSCALFGGMQKDTALAVGMRPELAVASNASGGVTAKMISPQSLSVATAATNNAGQEGKLFRFTIGHSIGMTLVLCVLAYLQAGPLSWMLP from the coding sequence ATGGCTTGGACTCAGGTTTACGAACCCCTGGGAGGCATCGGCCTGTCGGCCCTGGCGGCATCCGTTCCGCTGATCATTCTGTTCTACATGCTGGCCTTCCGGCAGGCGAAAGGCCATATCGCCGCCGTGGCCGGTCTGGTGGGCGCCCTGCTGGTGGCCGTCCTGGTCTGGAAGATGCCGGTAGGCCTGGCAGTCAATTCCGTGGCGCTGGGGGCCTGCTTCGGCCTGTTCCCCATCGTCTGGATCGTCATCACGGCCGTGTGGGTCTACAACATGACCGTGGAATCCGGTGAGTTCGAGATCATCAAGGACTCCCTGGCCCGCCTGACGGACGACCGCCGCCTGCAGGCCCTGTTCATCGCCTTTGCCTTCTCCTGCTTCATCGAAGGCACCGCCGGTTTCGGCACGCCCGTGGCCATCGCCGCCGCCATGCTGGTGGGCCTGGGCTTCACCCCGCTGTGGGGCGCCGGTATCGCCCTGATCGCCAACACCGCCCCCGTGGCCTTCGGCGCCATCGGCGTGCCGCTGATCGTGGCCGCCCAGGTGTCCGGCCTTGACCAGATGACCGTCTCCGCCATTGCCGGTCGCCAGCTGCCCCTGCTGTCCCTGATCGTGCCCCTGTGGGTGTGCGTGGTCATGTGCGGCTTCAAGCGTTCCATGGAAGTGCTGCCCGCCATCATCGTGGCCGGTGTGGCCTTTGGCGGCGCGCAGTTCCTGCTGGCCAACTTCCACGGCCCGACCCTGCCCGACATCGCTTCCGCCATCGCCACCATCGTGGCCCTGATGCTGCTGCTCAAGGTCTGGCAGCCCAAGAGCATCTTCCGCTTCGAAGGCGAAGCCCCCTCCAATCTGGAAGGCCAGGGCTATCCCCTGTCCGTGGTCATGCGCGCCTGGGCTCCGTACCTGGTGCTGGCCGTGTTCGTGTTCTTCTGGGGCCTGGGTTCCTTCAAGGCCATCCTCAACGGCATTCCCGGTACCGTGTTCAACATCTCCTGGCCCGGCCTGGACGGCGAGATCATGAAGACCGCCCCCATCGTGCAGGCTGATACCGTGTACGGTGCCAAGTTCACCTTCAACTGGCTGTCCGCCGGTGGTACCGCCATCCTGCTGTCCGGTCTGGTGTCCGTGCCCTTCATGCCCAAGTACGGTTACGGCAAGGCCATCGCCTGCTTCATGCGCACCCTGAAGCAGCTGACCTTCCCCATCCTGACCATCGCCATGATCCTGGGCCTGGCCTACCTGATGAACTACTCCGGCATGAGCTCCACCCTGGGTCTGGCCTTCACCCACACCGGCTGGCTGTTCCCCTTCTTCTCTCCCCTGCTGGGCTGGCTGGGCGTGTTCCTGACCGGTTCCGACACGTCCTCCTGCGCCCTGTTCGGCGGCATGCAGAAGGACACCGCCCTGGCCGTGGGCATGCGCCCCGAACTGGCCGTGGCCTCCAACGCCTCTGGTGGCGTGACCGCCAAGATGATCTCGCCCCAGTCCCTGTCCGTGGCCACCGCCGCCACCAACAATGCCGGTCAGGAAGGCAAGCTCTTCCGCTTCACCATCGGTCACAGCATCGGCATGACCCTGGTGCTCTGCGTGCTGGCCTACCTGCAGGCTGGTCCCCTTTCCTGGATGCTGCCCTAA
- the speB gene encoding agmatinase, whose product MSSPDTVCHQEFDESRFLSSEYVPARPEKAAFHIIPVPLEQSVSYGGGTARGPAAILAASQQLEAWDGISAPGEAGLYTAPAVDCDAPIGTVLERIEAATAHALHCKALPVILGGEHTVTLGALRALAAEAARTGEPFGVVQFDAHADLRSQYEGSIYSHASVMHRAVADLGLPLAQFAMRDFCREEVDVRRRYNVLHYDADILFRQGLPERPLPEDFPRRLYITFDVDGLDASLMPATGTPSPGGLFWHQALLLIERCLKGRSMAGMDVVELAPLPGLHHADFTAAKLTHALMGFAQRAGLPRKA is encoded by the coding sequence ATGTCCAGCCCCGACACCGTCTGTCATCAGGAATTCGACGAAAGCCGTTTCCTGTCCTCGGAATACGTACCAGCCCGGCCGGAAAAGGCCGCCTTCCACATCATCCCCGTCCCGCTGGAGCAAAGCGTCTCCTACGGCGGCGGTACCGCCCGCGGGCCGGCCGCCATCCTGGCCGCCTCGCAGCAGCTGGAGGCCTGGGACGGCATCAGCGCCCCGGGAGAAGCGGGCCTGTACACGGCCCCTGCCGTGGACTGTGACGCCCCCATCGGGACCGTGCTGGAGCGCATCGAGGCCGCCACGGCCCATGCCCTGCACTGCAAGGCCCTGCCCGTCATCCTGGGCGGTGAGCATACCGTGACCCTGGGCGCCCTGCGTGCCCTGGCCGCCGAGGCCGCGCGCACGGGCGAGCCCTTTGGCGTGGTGCAGTTCGATGCCCATGCGGACCTGCGTTCCCAGTATGAGGGCTCCATCTATTCCCACGCCAGCGTCATGCACCGGGCCGTGGCCGACCTGGGCCTGCCGCTGGCCCAGTTCGCCATGCGCGACTTCTGCCGCGAAGAAGTGGACGTGCGCCGCCGGTACAATGTCTTGCACTACGATGCCGACATCCTCTTCCGCCAGGGCCTGCCGGAACGGCCCCTGCCCGAGGATTTTCCCCGCCGTCTTTACATCACCTTCGACGTGGACGGCCTGGACGCCTCGCTGATGCCCGCCACGGGCACGCCCTCGCCCGGCGGCCTGTTCTGGCATCAGGCCCTGCTGCTCATCGAGCGCTGCCTGAAGGGCCGCAGCATGGCCGGCATGGACGTGGTGGAGCTGGCTCCCCTGCCGGGCCTGCACCACGCGGACTTCACCGCCGCCAAACTCACCCACGCCCTCATGGGCTTTGCCCAGCGCGCCGGTCTGCCCCGCAAGGCATAA